A section of the Leminorella richardii genome encodes:
- a CDS encoding Cu(I)/Ag(I) efflux RND transporter outer membrane protein, with protein MFKTKLAAFITLLALSGCASLEPDYRRPDMPVPQQFSASQNALVNQTGTPGAGWQTFFTDPQLKQILSGALIHNRDLQTAVLNVQEAAQKYRVTNADRYPQLGSSYSTTYSGGLKGSSSTDSEFNVGLNLSYELDLFGKLKNMSEAERQSFLATQQAQRAAYLLVISQVAQNYLNSQLIQQQLRIAKSALANYRRSYLLIEQRSLMGKSTLLELEQAKGLMESAQNDVAKREGDLALALNALRLSVGNFSLPEASAGDLSAYPVGVKLPSPLSSDILLQRPDIIEAEHQLLAANANIGAARAAFFPSVSLTGGLTGASTELSSLFNAASGAWSFIPKIELPIFTGGKNRANLAIAEIRNDIAIVNYEQKIQTAFKEVADALAQRESLQKRLNAQRRYLNTLQTTSLRANRLYASGAANYLDVLDAERSLFSARQDLADLQYQTQLNEINLFIALGGGWVN; from the coding sequence ATGTTCAAAACAAAACTTGCTGCCTTTATCACTCTACTCGCGCTTAGCGGATGCGCTTCTCTCGAGCCGGACTACCGTCGACCAGACATGCCCGTGCCGCAGCAGTTTTCAGCAAGTCAGAACGCGCTGGTAAACCAAACCGGTACGCCGGGAGCAGGCTGGCAAACGTTCTTTACCGATCCTCAGCTAAAGCAAATCCTTTCCGGTGCGTTAATTCACAACCGCGATCTGCAAACCGCCGTTCTTAACGTTCAGGAGGCGGCACAGAAGTATCGAGTCACCAATGCGGATCGCTATCCTCAGCTTGGCTCGTCGTACAGCACGACTTACAGCGGCGGTCTGAAGGGCAGCTCATCCACCGACAGCGAATTCAACGTCGGTCTGAATCTCAGCTATGAACTGGATCTGTTCGGCAAGCTGAAAAATATGAGTGAAGCCGAGCGACAAAGCTTTTTAGCCACACAGCAGGCTCAGCGCGCCGCCTATCTGCTCGTCATCTCACAGGTCGCCCAGAACTACCTTAACAGCCAGCTCATTCAGCAGCAGCTGCGCATCGCGAAAAGCGCGCTTGCCAACTATCGCAGATCCTACCTGCTGATTGAGCAGCGCAGCCTAATGGGCAAATCAACGCTGCTGGAGCTGGAGCAGGCGAAAGGGCTGATGGAATCGGCACAAAACGACGTCGCAAAAAGGGAAGGCGATCTGGCTCTCGCCCTCAATGCCCTGCGGCTCAGCGTGGGCAACTTCTCTTTACCTGAAGCCAGCGCAGGCGATCTCAGCGCCTACCCGGTCGGCGTCAAACTTCCATCCCCGCTGTCTTCCGACATTTTGCTACAGCGCCCAGACATCATTGAGGCAGAGCACCAGCTGCTGGCGGCTAATGCCAACATAGGCGCAGCCAGAGCCGCCTTCTTCCCTTCAGTCTCTTTAACCGGAGGGCTAACCGGCGCCAGCACGGAGCTGTCCAGCCTGTTCAACGCAGCCAGCGGTGCGTGGAGCTTTATCCCCAAAATTGAGCTGCCTATTTTTACCGGCGGAAAAAACCGAGCCAATCTGGCCATCGCCGAAATTAGAAATGATATCGCCATCGTTAACTATGAGCAGAAGATCCAGACCGCGTTTAAAGAAGTCGCTGATGCGCTGGCACAAAGAGAGAGCCTGCAAAAACGCCTCAATGCCCAGCGTCGCTACCTGAACACGCTGCAAACCACGTCACTGCGCGCAAACCGACTGTATGCCAGCGGCGCGGCGAACTATTTGGACGTGTTGGACGCAGAACGTTCGCTGTTTTCTGCCCGCCAGGATCTGGCTGACCTGCAGTACCAGACACAGCTCAATGAAATCAACCTGTTTATCGCCCTAGGCGGCGGCTGGGTGAACTAG
- a CDS encoding copper/silver response regulator transcription factor gives MKLLVIEDEAKTGEYLSKSLTESGFVVDLADNGMNGYHLAMTHDYDLVVLDIMLPDIDGWTIVKSLRAAGKGVPILLLTALGNVDHRVKGLELGADDYLVKPFAFAELLARVRTLLRRGATAIVESHFQVSDLIIDLIKRRVTRAGKRINLTSKEFSLLEFFVRHQGEALPRSLIASQVWDMNFDSDTNVIDVAIKRLRSKIDDDFEPKLIHTVRGVGYIFEEQNDD, from the coding sequence GTGAAGCTGTTGGTGATTGAAGATGAAGCGAAAACGGGAGAGTACCTCAGCAAAAGCCTGACGGAGTCCGGCTTCGTGGTGGATCTCGCCGATAACGGCATGAACGGCTATCACCTGGCGATGACTCACGACTATGACCTAGTGGTACTGGATATCATGCTGCCGGATATTGACGGCTGGACTATCGTTAAGTCGCTGAGAGCGGCAGGAAAGGGAGTACCGATCCTGCTGCTGACGGCGCTGGGCAACGTGGATCACCGCGTTAAAGGTCTGGAGCTGGGGGCGGACGACTATCTGGTGAAACCCTTCGCCTTTGCTGAACTGCTGGCTCGAGTGAGAACGCTGCTGCGCAGAGGGGCGACAGCCATTGTTGAGAGCCACTTTCAGGTGTCGGATTTGATTATCGACCTTATCAAGCGGCGCGTAACGCGCGCCGGAAAGCGGATCAACCTCACCAGTAAAGAGTTCTCACTGCTGGAATTTTTTGTACGCCATCAAGGGGAGGCTCTGCCCCGCTCGCTGATTGCCTCTCAGGTATGGGATATGAACTTTGACAGCGATACTAACGTGATTGATGTCGCCATCAAGCGGCTTCGTTCCAAGATTGACGACGATTTTGAACCTAAGCTGATACATACGGTTAGGGGCGTGGGTTACATATTCGAGGAACAGAATGACGATTAG
- a CDS encoding Cu(+)/Ag(+) sensor histidine kinase yields MTIRLFPRTLSLSCRLVGFMSLTAIAAFLTFSVIMIYSVEKHFEEQDINDLKAYSASISGHISSRGKNSDGIVGALTKSEFEKSNLFIYLQDEAGKTLFTSDDSPAIDDVIDDGQSGPLYEKNHYRALVSPISVYVDGRPVSYTLIVAMSTDFHLHYIYRLKSDLVVAALVICLIIVLVVQLAVYQGHSPLRKVSKKVASITSDNLNTRLMPEDVPVELRQLVVSFNVMLERIEDVFKRQSNFSADIAHEMRTPITNLVTQTQFILNHPRSTQEYQELLYSNLEEYERMANMVGDMLFLSQVDNHQVVTDTGSVNLRTEIEKVFDFFEAWAEEKGVQLDLKGDVPTIRGDAPMLRRAVSNLLSNAIRYTPIGETVTVALSQMGAEVSLSISNPGVGIPAEHLPHLFDRFYRVDRSRQRKGEGSGIGLAIVKSIVEAHRGRVSVSSDEQITRFSLIFPKE; encoded by the coding sequence ATGACGATTAGGCTCTTCCCCCGGACACTGTCGCTCTCCTGCCGCCTGGTGGGTTTTATGAGCCTAACGGCTATTGCCGCCTTTCTCACCTTTAGCGTGATTATGATTTATTCGGTGGAAAAGCATTTTGAAGAACAGGACATTAACGACCTGAAGGCGTACAGCGCTTCGATTAGTGGGCATATCAGCAGCAGAGGCAAAAACTCGGACGGGATCGTCGGCGCGTTGACAAAGAGTGAGTTTGAGAAGAGCAACCTGTTTATCTACCTGCAAGACGAGGCGGGGAAAACGTTGTTTACGTCTGACGACAGCCCAGCGATCGACGACGTCATTGACGACGGCCAAAGCGGCCCGCTCTACGAAAAGAATCACTATCGGGCGCTGGTTTCTCCAATATCGGTCTATGTTGACGGTAGGCCCGTGTCGTACACGCTGATTGTGGCGATGTCTACCGACTTTCACCTGCACTATATTTATCGACTGAAGTCGGATTTGGTCGTCGCCGCGCTGGTAATCTGTTTGATTATTGTGCTGGTGGTACAGCTGGCGGTGTATCAGGGACACTCACCCCTACGTAAAGTTAGTAAAAAGGTCGCCAGCATTACGTCTGACAACCTGAATACCCGTCTGATGCCGGAAGACGTTCCCGTTGAACTAAGGCAGCTGGTGGTGTCGTTTAACGTGATGCTGGAAAGAATTGAGGACGTGTTTAAGCGGCAGTCTAACTTTTCTGCCGATATTGCCCACGAAATGAGGACGCCGATCACCAATCTAGTGACGCAGACGCAGTTTATTCTCAACCATCCGCGTTCAACTCAGGAATATCAGGAACTGCTTTATTCCAACCTTGAAGAATACGAGCGCATGGCCAACATGGTGGGGGATATGCTGTTTCTTTCCCAAGTGGATAATCATCAGGTGGTGACGGACACCGGCAGCGTAAACCTGCGGACAGAAATAGAAAAGGTGTTTGATTTCTTTGAGGCTTGGGCAGAAGAGAAAGGAGTGCAGCTCGACTTGAAGGGGGATGTTCCCACTATTCGCGGTGATGCACCCATGCTAAGAAGGGCGGTAAGTAATCTATTGTCTAATGCAATCAGGTATACCCCAATAGGGGAAACAGTAACGGTCGCGCTTTCCCAGATGGGAGCCGAAGTGAGCCTTTCTATCAGCAATCCGGGGGTAGGTATTCCTGCGGAACATTTGCCTCATCTGTTTGACCGATTTTACCGCGTTGACCGCTCTCGCCAGAGAAAGGGAGAGGGCAGTGGTATCGGGTTGGCTATTGTAAAGTCAATAGTAGAAGCGCATCGAGGGCGGGTTTCAGTCAGTTCGGATGAGCAAATAACGCGTTTTAGTCTGATATTTCCTAAGGAATAG
- a CDS encoding DUF3861 domain-containing protein translates to MPSHKYRVTLEPLNDSGESVESPVTFEVENHDDIIKIVNMLKTREDIGFDEQTTLEFTVGLKLFSEVMMKHRKHWLFEPLKDSFKSFMMGLKKGIRE, encoded by the coding sequence ATGCCTAGCCATAAGTACCGCGTGACGTTAGAACCACTGAATGACAGCGGTGAATCCGTAGAGAGCCCTGTGACGTTTGAGGTTGAGAACCACGACGATATTATTAAGATCGTCAATATGCTGAAAACTCGTGAAGACATTGGCTTTGATGAACAGACCACCCTTGAGTTTACTGTCGGACTTAAGCTGTTTTCTGAAGTGATGATGAAGCACCGCAAGCACTGGCTTTTCGAGCCGCTGAAGGACAGCTTTAAGTCGTTTATGATGGGTTTAAAAAAGGGTATTAGAGAGTAA
- a CDS encoding autotransporter outer membrane beta-barrel domain-containing protein produces the protein MKKINLLSLSICVALSSAGYAAPATTTVEDLATLTAHNGEVNTENVFAIGLIDNNTFNYAGDVNVDYKLTSASSYYRGAISVFNSIMSLGKTTVTVNVESGASASSVSAVRLKNGTVTVGPAGNDTVSASFGAGSTFTVNGNGTTQLIGVDIEAGPYTTAYLIPNMTATLNENTQVILTKAGQSSVGLYAYLPGAKFVTKDGLSINMSTETGATMYGIRAQGLVPSNGMAVTGGEVSLEGTTSIEMLNGGSGTAGILAHVKNSKVTSQSEVTIQNTTNNSSAALYGLFASGGAIDFAGTANVTLRGGSEDSSGVVASSAGTIALTGGKVDVDAGDAFYVSGAGSMITGRAAKYTVDGNMLASGGGAINIAMTDGSRFNGITQLGATPGTLDLAIDGGQSVWNMSGDSVLSNLTLANGATLAYSPVAAGGAFTPKTLTVEGNYTGSGGVLSLNTVLGGDNSLTDMLVVKGDVEAGTTKVAIVNVGGTGGETIEGIKIVEVQGTSVGTFEQQGRIVAGAYDYTVAKGAANENWYLTSKVTPIDPGGPGEPGEPGEPGTPSEPGGESVLRPEFGSYLANNYAANSMFLTRLHDRLGETQYTDVLTGEQKVTSMWMRNVGGHTRFRDSSDQLKTKSNRYVLQLGGDLAQWSTDGLDRWHLGAMVGYGNDRSKTISRVSDRDSRGQVTGYSAGLYGTWYANQADKTGAYVDSWVLYSRFDNKVMGEERAEEKYKSRGVTASIESGYSFKVGENQQKSYWIQPKAQVIWMGVTAKDHYEHAGVDGQRVKVSDETDGNLMTRLGVRAYMKGHSAVDEGKDREFQPFIEANWIHNTRDYGVKMAGVKDEMRGTKNIGEVKVGVEGQMSKRLNLWGNVAQQIGDEGYSDTSAMLGVKYSF, from the coding sequence ATGAAAAAAATAAATCTGCTTTCTCTAAGTATATGCGTTGCCTTGAGCAGCGCAGGTTATGCCGCGCCTGCTACTACTACAGTAGAAGATCTGGCAACGCTAACGGCACACAATGGTGAAGTGAATACAGAGAACGTATTTGCTATTGGATTAATCGATAACAACACCTTCAACTATGCAGGTGACGTTAACGTTGACTATAAACTAACAAGCGCTAGTTCTTACTATCGCGGTGCGATCAGCGTATTCAACAGCATTATGTCGCTGGGAAAAACGACCGTAACGGTTAACGTAGAAAGCGGTGCAAGTGCGAGTTCAGTATCCGCAGTTCGACTCAAAAACGGTACAGTCACAGTAGGACCTGCCGGCAATGATACGGTGAGCGCCAGCTTTGGTGCGGGATCTACATTTACCGTTAACGGTAACGGTACCACTCAACTGATCGGTGTAGATATTGAGGCTGGCCCTTATACCACGGCGTACCTGATCCCTAACATGACGGCAACGCTTAATGAAAACACTCAGGTTATTCTGACAAAAGCAGGACAGAGTTCTGTGGGGCTGTATGCCTATTTGCCGGGAGCCAAATTTGTCACCAAAGACGGGCTCTCTATTAATATGAGCACCGAGACTGGCGCGACAATGTACGGTATCCGCGCTCAGGGGCTGGTTCCCAGCAACGGGATGGCGGTCACGGGCGGTGAGGTTTCTTTAGAAGGCACAACTTCCATTGAGATGCTTAACGGTGGCTCAGGAACCGCAGGGATTCTGGCCCACGTGAAAAACTCTAAGGTGACGTCACAGTCAGAAGTGACTATCCAGAATACGACCAATAACTCATCTGCGGCGCTGTATGGCCTGTTTGCCAGCGGTGGAGCGATTGATTTTGCCGGAACGGCGAATGTCACTTTGAGAGGCGGAAGTGAAGACTCTTCTGGGGTTGTCGCCTCTTCTGCCGGTACGATTGCGCTAACGGGTGGAAAGGTTGATGTTGATGCCGGTGATGCATTCTACGTAAGCGGTGCAGGCAGCATGATTACCGGCAGAGCCGCTAAATATACCGTTGACGGCAATATGCTGGCTTCCGGCGGCGGCGCTATTAATATCGCAATGACTGACGGTTCTCGCTTTAACGGTATCACTCAGCTGGGAGCAACGCCCGGCACGCTGGATCTGGCTATTGACGGCGGCCAGAGCGTCTGGAACATGAGCGGTGATTCAGTCCTGTCTAATCTGACTCTAGCTAACGGCGCAACGCTGGCCTATAGCCCTGTCGCGGCAGGCGGTGCGTTTACGCCTAAAACGCTGACCGTTGAAGGCAACTATACGGGCAGCGGCGGCGTGCTGTCGCTGAATACTGTGTTGGGTGGCGATAACTCTTTAACGGACATGTTAGTTGTTAAAGGCGACGTAGAAGCCGGCACCACGAAAGTGGCGATTGTAAACGTTGGCGGAACCGGGGGCGAAACGATTGAAGGCATTAAGATCGTTGAGGTTCAGGGAACGTCTGTTGGTACCTTTGAACAGCAGGGTCGTATCGTTGCTGGCGCCTATGACTATACCGTGGCAAAAGGCGCAGCCAATGAAAACTGGTATTTAACCAGCAAAGTTACGCCTATCGACCCGGGTGGCCCAGGGGAACCCGGTGAGCCAGGCGAGCCCGGTACACCTAGTGAGCCAGGCGGTGAAAGTGTGCTTCGTCCTGAGTTCGGCAGCTATTTGGCCAATAACTATGCAGCGAACAGCATGTTTTTGACTCGTCTGCACGATCGCTTAGGGGAAACCCAGTACACTGACGTGCTGACAGGTGAACAAAAAGTCACCAGCATGTGGATGCGTAATGTTGGCGGACACACTCGTTTCCGGGACAGCAGCGATCAGCTGAAAACCAAGAGCAATCGCTATGTGTTGCAGTTGGGTGGTGATTTAGCCCAGTGGAGCACTGACGGCTTAGACCGCTGGCACCTCGGTGCCATGGTGGGCTACGGTAATGACCGCAGCAAGACCATTTCTCGCGTGAGCGATCGCGATTCTCGCGGTCAGGTAACGGGATATAGCGCAGGCCTTTACGGCACTTGGTATGCCAATCAGGCGGATAAAACCGGCGCCTATGTCGACAGCTGGGTACTGTACAGCCGCTTTGACAATAAGGTGATGGGCGAAGAGCGTGCAGAAGAGAAATATAAGTCTCGCGGCGTGACGGCCTCTATCGAGAGCGGCTATAGCTTTAAAGTGGGTGAAAACCAGCAGAAAAGCTACTGGATCCAGCCTAAAGCGCAGGTCATTTGGATGGGCGTGACGGCGAAGGATCACTACGAGCATGCCGGTGTCGACGGGCAGCGCGTTAAGGTCAGCGATGAAACCGACGGCAATCTGATGACTCGTCTGGGCGTTCGCGCCTATATGAAGGGACACAGCGCTGTGGATGAAGGTAAAGACCGCGAGTTCCAGCCGTTCATTGAGGCGAACTGGATCCACAATACGCGCGACTACGGCGTGAAAATGGCGGGCGTGAAGGATGAGATGCGCGGCACCAAGAATATTGGTGAAGTGAAAGTCGGCGTTGAGGGGCAAATGTCTAAGCGTCTTAACCTGTGGGGCAACGTTGCTCAGCAGATTGGCGATGAAGGATACAGCGACACCTCAGCAATGCTGGGCGTGAAGTACAGCTTCTAG
- the mgtA gene encoding magnesium-translocating P-type ATPase: protein MTCFKKALSRTKTPAPFAIEREAAHGQDQTLANLNCNRIGLTRENVDERLEAFGPNHVAHEKAPHALMQLISAFNNPFIYVLLALAAISFFTDYWLPLQSGEETDAIGVSIILIMVSLSGLLRFWQEYRTNKASEALKSMVHTTATVLRRANASAKPTVQEVSIHDLVPGDIITLSAGDMVPADVKLLSSRDLFISQAILTGESLPIEKYDTFGNVSQKSSDAVSAGERSVLELSNVCLMGTNVTSGTATAVVVATGDRTYFGSLAKSIVGSRAQTAFDRGVNSVSWLLIRFMLVMVPIVLLINGFTKGDWAEAALFALAVAVGLTPEMLPMIVSSNLAKGAIAMSRRKVVVKRLNAIQNFGAMDVLCTDKTGTLTQDRIILEHHLNTSGEQDGEVLRLAWLNSYHQSGMKNLMDRAVLHFAKEKADIDAFKRFSKVDELPFDFIRRRLSVVVQNEKRQPWLICKGAVEEMLSISTHVQEGEKTQPLDEEKRAALLALTQRYNEEGFRVLVLATRPLDTEELTLPLSEKEERDLTIRGILTFLDPPKESAREAIAALQENGVTVKVLTGDNPIITCKICRDVGLEAGEPLLGIDIEKMDDALLAREVEHRTAFCKVTPLQKSRILQILQGNGHTVGFLGDGINDAPALRDADVGISVDTATDIAKESADIILLEKNLMVLEEGVIKGRETFGNIIKYLNMTASSNFGNVFSVLVASAFIPFLPMLAIHLLIQNLMYDISQLSLPWDKMDKEFLRKPRKWDAKNIGRFMLWIGPTSSIFDITTYALMWFVFAANSPEHQALFQSGWFIEGLLSQTLVVHMLRTQKIPFIQSTAALPVLLTTGLIMALGVYIPFSPLGAYVGLQPLPWEYFPWLVATLVSYCFVAQMMKRFYIRRFNEWL, encoded by the coding sequence ATGACCTGTTTCAAAAAGGCGCTAAGCCGCACAAAAACGCCAGCTCCGTTCGCTATTGAACGAGAGGCTGCACACGGGCAGGACCAAACCCTAGCCAATCTGAACTGTAACCGCATCGGGCTCACGCGGGAAAACGTTGACGAAAGGCTGGAAGCGTTCGGCCCCAACCACGTCGCCCACGAAAAGGCGCCCCATGCGCTGATGCAGCTTATCAGCGCGTTTAATAACCCCTTTATCTATGTCCTACTAGCGCTGGCGGCCATCAGCTTCTTTACCGACTACTGGCTACCGCTGCAGTCCGGGGAAGAAACTGACGCTATCGGCGTCAGCATCATTCTCATCATGGTTAGCCTCAGCGGGCTACTGCGCTTTTGGCAAGAGTACCGCACCAACAAGGCTTCCGAAGCGCTGAAGTCTATGGTGCATACTACTGCAACGGTGCTTCGCCGCGCGAATGCCAGCGCCAAGCCCACGGTTCAGGAGGTTTCTATCCACGATCTGGTGCCCGGCGATATCATTACCCTTTCCGCTGGAGACATGGTGCCGGCAGACGTCAAGCTGCTGAGTTCCCGCGACCTGTTCATCAGTCAGGCGATACTCACTGGCGAATCGCTCCCGATTGAGAAGTACGACACGTTCGGCAACGTCAGTCAAAAATCAAGCGATGCCGTCTCTGCCGGTGAGCGCAGCGTACTCGAGCTTTCCAACGTGTGCCTGATGGGCACCAACGTCACCAGCGGTACAGCCACCGCTGTCGTCGTTGCAACAGGCGATCGCACCTACTTCGGTTCGCTGGCCAAATCCATCGTGGGAAGCCGTGCCCAAACCGCGTTTGACCGAGGCGTTAACAGTGTTAGCTGGCTGCTGATCCGCTTTATGCTAGTAATGGTGCCCATCGTTTTGCTGATCAACGGCTTCACCAAAGGCGACTGGGCAGAAGCCGCGCTGTTTGCGCTGGCTGTCGCTGTCGGTCTGACGCCGGAAATGCTGCCAATGATCGTTAGTTCTAATCTGGCGAAAGGCGCTATCGCTATGTCACGCCGCAAGGTAGTGGTAAAAAGGCTAAACGCCATTCAAAACTTCGGCGCTATGGACGTGCTGTGCACCGACAAAACCGGCACCTTAACTCAAGATCGCATCATTTTAGAGCACCATCTCAACACCAGCGGTGAACAGGACGGAGAGGTGCTGCGCCTTGCCTGGCTAAACAGCTACCACCAGAGTGGAATGAAAAACCTGATGGACCGTGCCGTTTTGCACTTTGCTAAAGAAAAAGCGGACATCGATGCCTTCAAGCGCTTTAGCAAAGTGGACGAGCTGCCCTTTGACTTTATTCGCCGCCGCCTGTCCGTCGTTGTACAGAATGAAAAACGCCAGCCGTGGCTTATCTGTAAAGGTGCGGTAGAAGAAATGCTGTCTATCTCTACCCACGTTCAGGAAGGAGAGAAAACTCAACCGCTTGATGAAGAAAAGCGCGCCGCTCTGCTGGCGCTCACTCAGCGCTACAATGAGGAAGGATTCCGAGTGCTGGTGTTGGCGACTCGTCCACTGGATACTGAAGAATTAACGCTTCCTCTGAGCGAAAAAGAGGAGCGGGATCTAACAATTCGGGGGATTTTGACCTTCCTCGATCCACCCAAAGAGAGCGCCCGCGAAGCCATTGCTGCCCTACAGGAAAACGGCGTTACGGTAAAAGTACTAACCGGTGACAACCCAATCATTACCTGCAAGATTTGCCGCGACGTCGGCCTAGAGGCAGGCGAACCACTATTAGGCATCGACATTGAAAAAATGGACGACGCACTTCTGGCCCGTGAAGTGGAGCACCGTACGGCATTCTGCAAAGTCACTCCGCTGCAAAAATCCCGCATACTGCAAATTTTGCAGGGGAACGGCCACACCGTCGGCTTCCTCGGCGACGGCATTAACGACGCTCCGGCCCTGCGGGATGCCGATGTGGGCATTTCTGTCGATACCGCGACCGACATTGCCAAGGAATCCGCCGATATTATTCTGCTGGAAAAAAACCTGATGGTGTTAGAGGAAGGGGTTATCAAAGGACGTGAAACATTCGGCAATATCATCAAATATCTGAATATGACTGCCAGTTCTAACTTCGGCAACGTGTTTTCGGTACTGGTCGCCAGCGCGTTTATTCCGTTCCTTCCGATGCTGGCTATCCACCTTTTGATTCAGAACCTGATGTACGATATTTCCCAGCTTTCCCTGCCCTGGGACAAGATGGACAAAGAGTTCCTACGCAAACCGCGCAAGTGGGACGCAAAAAACATCGGCCGCTTTATGCTGTGGATCGGGCCGACGTCGTCTATCTTTGACATCACCACCTACGCGCTCATGTGGTTCGTATTCGCCGCCAACTCGCCGGAACATCAGGCACTGTTCCAGTCAGGATGGTTTATTGAGGGACTACTATCGCAAACGCTGGTCGTACACATGCTCCGTACGCAGAAGATCCCCTTCATTCAGAGCACAGCGGCGCTGCCTGTGCTGCTGACTACCGGGCTCATTATGGCGTTAGGTGTCTATATCCCATTCTCACCGCTGGGTGCCTACGTAGGGCTACAGCCTCTGCCCTGGGAATACTTCCCGTGGCTGGTGGCGACTCTAGTTAGCTACTGTTTTGTCGCCCAGATGATGAAGCGCTTTTATATCCGCCGTTTCAACGAATGGCTCTAG
- a CDS encoding MgtC family protein, producing the protein MAMTPFILNLLLAMFLGAVIGAERQWRQRMAGLRTNALVATGAAAFILSAMATEPTSAGRIAAQIVSGIGFLGAGVIMREGLNIRGLNTAATLWCSAAIGVLCGLSQYWNAVIATIVILCANILLREAAQRINLQPQQQAVDLEQHYRIQVTCAEQDEILVRTLILQSLNGVAMRLQSLRSADIATPGRLEVFAEISASPAEQKSIENIVCRISLEKSVSAVHWRVTSELPV; encoded by the coding sequence ATGGCTATGACTCCTTTTATTTTAAATTTGCTCTTAGCAATGTTTCTTGGCGCGGTTATCGGTGCTGAACGCCAGTGGCGTCAGCGAATGGCCGGCCTGCGCACTAACGCACTGGTCGCTACCGGCGCGGCGGCGTTTATTCTCAGCGCAATGGCGACGGAGCCCACCAGCGCCGGGCGTATTGCCGCTCAGATCGTTTCCGGCATCGGATTTCTCGGCGCGGGAGTCATCATGCGTGAAGGGCTTAACATACGCGGCCTCAACACTGCCGCTACGCTGTGGTGTTCCGCCGCCATCGGCGTGCTGTGTGGGCTGAGTCAATATTGGAACGCCGTGATAGCAACAATAGTTATCCTGTGCGCCAACATTTTGCTACGTGAAGCGGCACAGCGCATCAATCTACAGCCCCAGCAGCAGGCGGTAGATCTTGAACAGCACTATCGCATTCAGGTGACCTGCGCCGAGCAGGACGAAATTCTGGTGCGTACGCTGATCCTTCAGTCGTTAAACGGTGTGGCGATGCGGCTACAGTCCTTACGCAGCGCGGACATTGCAACGCCGGGACGCCTGGAAGTGTTTGCCGAAATCAGCGCATCTCCCGCTGAGCAAAAGAGCATTGAAAATATCGTCTGTCGCATCAGCCTGGAAAAGAGCGTTAGCGCTGTCCACTGGCGGGTGACATCAGAACTGCCCGTATAG
- a CDS encoding helix-turn-helix domain-containing protein, which yields MKFNTVSDSEIISELCRRIRETRIAMRLSQIELAERAQVGIATIKRVEMGESVTLSTLIGILRGLDRLHQLEGILFDSEVRAFNAQISPDAEKAPVRIRKKAGEDDEAEKSGVLPEETSHMLQGNSSWYTQAAKSNVVWPWFKPDDKK from the coding sequence ATGAAATTCAATACCGTATCCGATAGCGAAATCATCTCCGAGCTCTGTCGGCGGATAAGAGAGACGCGTATTGCCATGCGGTTATCCCAAATTGAACTTGCCGAACGCGCGCAGGTGGGGATTGCCACCATAAAGCGCGTAGAAATGGGCGAGTCAGTAACGCTCAGTACGCTGATTGGCATTTTGCGCGGTCTCGATCGTCTTCATCAGCTGGAGGGGATCCTGTTTGACTCTGAAGTGCGGGCGTTTAACGCTCAGATAAGCCCTGATGCGGAAAAGGCACCGGTGCGCATTCGTAAAAAAGCGGGTGAAGACGACGAGGCAGAGAAGAGCGGAGTGCTGCCGGAAGAGACATCTCACATGCTGCAGGGAAACAGTAGCTGGTATACACAGGCGGCGAAAAGTAATGTCGTCTGGCCCTGGTTTAAGCCAGACGACAAAAAATAA